A portion of the Calothrix sp. 336/3 genome contains these proteins:
- a CDS encoding ABC exporter membrane fusion protein, which yields MTSNKKSQFFIKSVGGWQIIFAASIATITGLISLLSLLHLRSEVEVSSTVVKPLPSQVAITALGRIVPQGEVTQLSAPNSMSGVRVEKLLVKEGEAVKPGQMIAYLEGYSRSQAAYEQALAKVEIAKAKLAQVKAGAKTGDISAQKAAIARLQSQLQGEIAAQKATITSLQAQLNNAKTENNRYQQLYKEGAISASISANKALQETTIQQQLQQATATLNQTVKTLQEQQQEAQAKLKSLSEIRPVDVQLAQAELESAKTAVKQAKADHELTYVKSPVAGKILKTHAKSGETVATTGIVEIGKMSTMYAIAEVYQTDIQKVRTGQKAVISSTAFPQKLQGTVTNIGLLVDRQNILSINPGADTDRRVIQVKIRIDKPEDSKIVAGFTNLQVDIAIQIVPNTAKK from the coding sequence ATGACATCAAACAAGAAAAGTCAGTTTTTTATTAAATCTGTAGGTGGATGGCAGATAATTTTTGCCGCATCTATTGCCACCATCACAGGATTGATATCATTATTGAGCTTATTACATTTGCGCTCAGAGGTAGAAGTATCCTCCACGGTGGTAAAACCGCTACCATCACAGGTGGCAATTACCGCCCTAGGGCGTATTGTACCCCAAGGAGAAGTGACACAACTATCCGCACCTAATTCCATGAGTGGTGTACGTGTAGAGAAGTTGTTAGTCAAGGAAGGGGAAGCAGTCAAACCTGGACAGATGATAGCCTATTTAGAGGGATATAGTCGTTCTCAAGCTGCTTATGAACAAGCATTAGCCAAGGTAGAAATAGCCAAGGCAAAATTAGCTCAGGTGAAAGCAGGAGCAAAAACTGGAGATATTAGCGCTCAAAAAGCGGCGATCGCTCGTCTTCAATCCCAACTGCAAGGGGAAATAGCTGCTCAAAAAGCGACTATTACCAGTCTGCAAGCACAGCTAAATAATGCCAAAACAGAAAATAACCGCTATCAACAACTATATAAAGAGGGAGCCATATCTGCCTCCATTTCAGCAAATAAAGCTTTACAGGAAACTACCATCCAACAGCAACTGCAACAAGCAACCGCAACCCTAAATCAAACCGTCAAAACCTTACAGGAACAACAACAAGAAGCTCAAGCAAAACTCAAGAGTCTGAGCGAAATTCGTCCTGTAGATGTGCAACTAGCACAAGCAGAACTCGAGAGCGCGAAAACTGCTGTCAAACAAGCAAAAGCTGATCACGAACTCACCTACGTCAAATCTCCCGTAGCGGGAAAAATCCTCAAAACCCATGCCAAATCTGGCGAAACCGTTGCCACTACAGGAATTGTGGAAATCGGTAAAATGTCTACTATGTACGCGATCGCCGAAGTTTACCAAACAGATATTCAAAAAGTCCGCACCGGGCAAAAAGCTGTCATTTCTAGCACTGCATTCCCCCAGAAACTACAAGGAACAGTTACAAACATCGGTTTACTTGTAGATAGACAAAATATTCTCAGTATTAACCCTGGTGCAGATACCGATCGCCGCGTCATCCAAGTAAAAATCCGCATCGACAAACCAGAAGACAGCAAAATAGTAGCTGGTTTCACAAATTTGCAAGTAGATATTGCCATCCAAATCGTACCTAATACCGCAAAAAAATAA
- a CDS encoding ParB N-terminal domain-containing protein: MPIVPINNIKIGVNRRPLKDDKVVELRESIKTNGLLNPVTVDKNLQLIAGLHRLTACKFLGFQEIECHIVDYVDSDRARLAEIDENLIRNELEPLERADLWLEREELLQRLGLRAKSGDNQYTRKGDEMISPPKTNEELAKEVGFSKRTLQHGKQIAKSIAPEVKQAMRGTAIAKSTTELLKIARAGSQERAVAEAAEMASETAKSQGKELEAEKQAQLAAQARQKQQELQMLAFKSAMAQKQTKSDIKQLSHPSEVRLLPQRDNRVSLGEEWVLGRHLVYCGDTSSQEFRHLLPSNAALAIATLSSTWHHDYLIEEAQVVAVLRQPGNIYQFCRQQQMPFQYELIVDDIYLGVFSRQQLTAPNPSNLTGVESIITYLLNLYTSPNNFAIAPFMGNGEILAACERMGRICFIGDDNPQVVSRGITRWEKLTAKIAKNGSNGQVG; the protein is encoded by the coding sequence ATGCCAATAGTGCCTATAAATAACATCAAAATTGGTGTCAATCGTCGTCCCCTCAAGGATGATAAAGTCGTGGAATTGCGGGAGTCAATCAAGACAAACGGTTTACTGAATCCGGTGACAGTTGACAAAAACCTCCAACTGATTGCGGGTTTACACCGTTTGACAGCTTGTAAATTTCTGGGTTTTCAGGAAATCGAGTGTCATATTGTGGATTATGTAGACAGCGATCGCGCTCGATTGGCAGAAATTGACGAGAATCTCATCCGCAATGAGTTAGAACCCCTAGAAAGGGCTGATTTATGGCTAGAAAGGGAAGAACTTTTGCAGCGTCTAGGTTTACGGGCGAAATCAGGAGATAATCAATACACCCGCAAAGGGGATGAAATGATTTCACCACCAAAAACCAACGAGGAATTAGCCAAGGAAGTTGGTTTCTCCAAGCGCACTCTCCAGCATGGTAAGCAAATTGCTAAAAGTATTGCTCCAGAAGTAAAACAGGCAATGAGAGGTACGGCGATCGCCAAAAGTACAACAGAACTGTTGAAAATCGCCAGGGCAGGTAGTCAGGAGCGTGCTGTAGCAGAGGCAGCAGAAATGGCATCTGAAACCGCCAAAAGTCAAGGAAAGGAGTTAGAAGCCGAAAAACAAGCCCAATTAGCTGCCCAAGCACGCCAGAAGCAGCAAGAGTTACAGATGCTAGCCTTTAAAAGTGCTATGGCTCAAAAGCAAACGAAATCGGATATTAAACAACTCTCCCACCCTTCAGAAGTCAGATTATTACCCCAGCGAGACAATAGAGTTAGCCTTGGTGAAGAATGGGTTTTAGGTAGGCATTTAGTTTATTGTGGCGATACTAGCAGTCAGGAATTTCGGCATTTACTACCATCAAATGCAGCATTAGCCATTGCTACCCTCTCTTCTACCTGGCATCATGATTACCTGATTGAAGAAGCTCAGGTGGTAGCAGTACTCCGTCAACCGGGCAATATTTATCAATTTTGTCGGCAACAACAAATGCCATTTCAATATGAATTAATTGTGGATGATATTTACCTAGGGGTGTTCTCCCGGCAGCAATTAACAGCACCTAATCCTAGTAATTTGACTGGGGTGGAAAGTATTATTACTTACCTGCTGAATCTCTATACTAGTCCGAATAATTTCGCGATCGCCCCTTTTATGGGTAATGGTGAAATTCTCGCAGCTTGTGAACGTATGGGACGTATTTGTTTTATTGGGGATGATAATCCTCAGGTTGTCAGTCGCGGTATCACCCGTTGGGAAAAATTAACAGCCAAAATCGCCAAAAATGGCAGCAACGGACAAGTAGGATAA
- a CDS encoding type I polyketide synthase — MSARSMDDAFTQLEEQINNCEQAVFRFIEVRKKMSDKPMSIEKINRQLQHNPIAIIGMASLFPQARNLREYWQNIVKKLDCITDVPATHWNIEEYYDPNPRTPEEKTYCKRGGFIPHVDFNPMEFGIPPNILEVTDTSQLLGLIVAKEAMEDAGYGMSRQFNRETVGVILGSAALKLGIPLSSRLQYPVWEKALRSSGIPEEDIAKIIKKIKSAYVKWDENAFPGMLANVISGRIANRLDLGGTNCTVDAACASSFAALKMAISELVEHRSDMMLTGGVDTDNSITAYISFSKTPAVTPGDKPRPFDAASDGMMLGEGIGMYVLKRLADAERDGDKVYAVIKGMGTSSDGRYKSIYAPRQEGQIKALQRAYEDAGFTPDTVTMVEAHGTGTMAGDPTEFGSLREFFGEHTQKKQYVALGTVKSQIGHTKAAAGAASLIKTALALHHKVLPPTINITQPNPKLNIKNSAFYLNTEPRPWIRAEGEAPRRAGVSSFGFGGTNYHVVLEEYQPEQKQAYRMHITPAEVILSAATPADLLGICEQMLAKLQSPLGEKQYQELRQVEKIPQNHARLGFVAESLPEAVKLLTVALDVLKNRISAPSWEHPQGIYYRASGLALDGKMVALFSGQGSQYLDMGRELVMNFPEMRRFYGHMDSLLLKDNLKPLSEVVFPHPVFEESERNAQVAALQRTEYAQPAIGMLSAGMYKIFQEAGLKADFVSGHSFGELTALWASGALTDSDYCYLVKARGQAMAAPEDPNYDTGAMLAVKEELSRVEGVLRGFPRVTIANYNSPRQFVLAGPREEINKLRQVLHEQGCTAVLLPVAAAFHTPLIAFAQKSFAIAIKSVHFQKPHTPVYTNVTGKEYGNESAIIQKTLETHLANSVLFKQQIENIYGAGGYCFVEFGPRNILTNLVKEILGDRPHIAIALNPVAQKNSDRSLREAAVQLRVAGVSLQNLDPYELPNVTPQTEKGKGLNVPINGMNYVSDKTKMSFQESLQDGHQVNLPPRESLVMNNIVTPSPAVVQSNGHGKGDQGKLLVQKVTEDVTAKIAPRENQVLPSVASVSSAAVPAKSQGKMSSNSEKPDKLVNYQQVLESLEYVLTQFQQNQRENLQVHSTYLNHQVEYAKTFYQLMQQQNSLLANSKTSPDVAQLKSVILESLDRSMMQFHAQQGDTLRVHEQYLQDQVEHTKNFFQLLQQEYAQIIAEKGIAQPTISTSATAPVSEKSPPSLKELFLNQQSVDNKQAPISEAVSEPIVESVVKPVVEQVAPPIPQPVVEPVPQPVVEPVVAKVEPVPQPVVEPVIAKVEPVPQPVVEPVVAKVEPAPQPVVEPVIAKVEPVIQPVVAPLAVPQTSQNTVDLSHLSDTLLAITSEKTGYPIEMLELDMDMEADLGIDSIKRVEIMGALQEKYPDLPKPSNVEELGELRTIAQIVEYLQKLASFAPTSAPVIADTIPEVIPEPFPPVAITIPDTLIPAIPPIVPEPTPIVTNAEAPSSTPNVDLSHLADTLLAITSDKTGYPIEMLELDMDMEADLGIDSIKRVEIMGALQEKYPDLPKPSNIEELGELRTIRQIVDYLQRLAGEEKKKPESEFVTPATLPQTDIQRRPAELQFLPPPDFWEFSLPEGYIALITDDGSFTTTKLAELMQKRGWKVVVLNFPPSLVPSKSPLPVGVSRVTLEDMSETHLQGKLEAIATQYGKVGTFIHLHPVFPVDTKGEVTYYPQEKAIVKQVFFLAKHLKKDLNAAASVGHSNFCTVAHLDGCFGLGKMTKYGAIGAGLFGLTKTLIWEWMKVSCRAIDISPDIALEDAAKHIFAEIHDPNRYLTEVAYGSQGRVTLISVPDC; from the coding sequence ATGTCTGCTCGTTCCATGGATGATGCTTTCACGCAATTGGAAGAACAGATCAACAATTGCGAACAAGCTGTATTTCGATTTATTGAGGTCAGAAAAAAGATGTCGGATAAGCCTATGTCAATCGAAAAGATTAACAGACAATTACAACATAATCCCATTGCCATTATTGGCATGGCATCTTTATTCCCCCAAGCAAGGAATCTGCGTGAATACTGGCAAAATATCGTTAAAAAATTAGATTGTATTACCGATGTGCCGGCAACGCACTGGAATATAGAAGAATATTATGATCCTAATCCTCGGACACCTGAGGAAAAAACCTATTGTAAACGGGGTGGATTTATCCCCCATGTGGATTTTAACCCCATGGAATTCGGTATTCCCCCCAATATCTTAGAAGTTACCGACACCTCCCAACTCCTGGGTTTAATTGTTGCCAAAGAAGCAATGGAAGACGCAGGTTATGGGATGTCGCGGCAGTTTAATCGAGAAACCGTCGGCGTAATTCTCGGTTCCGCAGCATTAAAATTAGGAATTCCCCTCTCATCCCGTTTGCAATATCCAGTTTGGGAAAAAGCTCTTAGAAGCAGTGGAATACCCGAAGAAGATATCGCTAAAATCATCAAAAAAATCAAATCTGCCTATGTGAAATGGGATGAAAATGCCTTTCCAGGGATGTTAGCTAATGTCATTTCTGGACGCATTGCCAACCGTTTAGATTTAGGTGGTACCAACTGTACCGTAGATGCTGCCTGTGCTAGTTCCTTTGCAGCCTTGAAAATGGCAATTAGTGAGCTAGTAGAGCATCGCAGCGATATGATGCTCACCGGGGGTGTGGATACAGATAACTCCATCACTGCCTATATTAGTTTCAGTAAAACTCCAGCAGTTACCCCTGGGGACAAACCCCGCCCCTTTGATGCTGCATCCGATGGCATGATGTTAGGGGAAGGAATTGGGATGTACGTTCTCAAGCGTCTCGCAGATGCGGAACGGGATGGAGATAAGGTTTATGCTGTGATTAAGGGGATGGGTACTTCCAGTGATGGACGCTACAAGAGTATCTATGCACCCCGTCAGGAAGGGCAAATCAAAGCCTTACAACGTGCTTACGAAGATGCGGGTTTTACCCCTGATACTGTCACCATGGTAGAAGCTCACGGTACGGGAACCATGGCAGGAGATCCGACAGAATTTGGTTCCCTGCGAGAGTTCTTTGGTGAGCATACCCAGAAGAAACAGTATGTTGCCCTAGGTACGGTAAAATCCCAAATTGGTCATACCAAAGCCGCAGCCGGAGCCGCTAGTTTAATTAAAACAGCTTTGGCGCTCCACCATAAGGTATTACCACCGACAATTAATATCACCCAACCGAACCCGAAACTGAATATCAAGAATTCCGCTTTCTATTTGAATACTGAACCTCGTCCCTGGATTAGAGCAGAGGGAGAAGCACCCAGAAGAGCTGGTGTAAGTTCCTTTGGTTTTGGCGGTACTAACTATCACGTCGTGTTAGAAGAATATCAACCCGAACAAAAACAAGCATACCGGATGCACATCACCCCGGCAGAGGTAATATTATCTGCTGCCACTCCCGCAGATTTGCTGGGAATTTGTGAGCAGATGTTGGCAAAGTTGCAATCTCCATTGGGGGAAAAGCAGTACCAAGAATTGCGTCAAGTTGAGAAAATTCCCCAAAACCATGCTCGCTTAGGTTTTGTTGCCGAATCTCTCCCTGAGGCGGTGAAACTCTTGACGGTTGCCCTGGATGTGCTGAAAAATCGTATTTCTGCCCCTAGTTGGGAACATCCCCAAGGAATTTACTATCGTGCCTCCGGGTTAGCCTTGGATGGTAAAATGGTGGCATTATTCTCTGGACAGGGTTCCCAGTATCTAGATATGGGACGGGAATTGGTGATGAACTTCCCTGAGATGCGGCGTTTTTATGGTCACATGGATAGTCTGCTACTCAAGGATAATTTAAAACCCTTGTCAGAGGTTGTCTTCCCCCATCCAGTGTTTGAAGAGTCAGAACGCAACGCCCAAGTAGCAGCTTTGCAACGCACAGAATATGCCCAACCTGCCATCGGAATGTTGAGTGCGGGGATGTATAAAATCTTCCAGGAAGCGGGATTAAAGGCAGATTTTGTCAGTGGACATAGTTTTGGTGAATTGACCGCTCTGTGGGCATCAGGAGCGCTGACAGATAGTGATTACTGCTATTTGGTGAAGGCACGGGGACAGGCAATGGCTGCACCAGAAGACCCCAATTATGATACAGGGGCAATGTTGGCAGTCAAGGAAGAATTGAGTCGAGTGGAAGGGGTGTTGCGAGGATTCCCCAGGGTAACGATCGCCAATTATAATTCCCCCCGTCAATTCGTCTTAGCAGGACCCAGGGAAGAAATTAACAAATTGCGCCAAGTCTTGCATGAACAGGGCTGCACGGCGGTTTTACTCCCTGTGGCAGCAGCATTCCACACTCCCCTGATTGCCTTTGCTCAGAAATCCTTTGCGATCGCCATCAAGAGTGTACATTTCCAGAAACCTCACACCCCCGTGTATACCAATGTTACGGGGAAAGAGTACGGTAATGAATCGGCAATAATTCAGAAAACCCTGGAAACCCACCTGGCAAATTCTGTACTGTTTAAACAGCAGATTGAAAATATCTATGGTGCTGGTGGTTACTGCTTTGTGGAATTTGGTCCCCGGAATATCTTGACGAACTTGGTGAAGGAAATTCTCGGCGATCGCCCCCACATTGCCATTGCTCTCAATCCTGTTGCTCAGAAAAATAGCGATCGTTCTTTGCGGGAAGCAGCAGTACAGTTACGGGTTGCTGGTGTATCTCTGCAAAACCTTGACCCCTACGAGTTACCCAATGTCACACCGCAAACTGAGAAGGGTAAGGGTTTGAATGTACCTATCAATGGCATGAATTATGTCTCTGATAAAACCAAGATGTCTTTCCAAGAATCTTTGCAGGATGGACATCAGGTAAATTTACCTCCAAGGGAATCCCTGGTTATGAATAACATTGTCACACCATCACCCGCAGTTGTGCAAAGCAACGGACATGGTAAGGGTGATCAAGGAAAGTTGCTTGTCCAGAAGGTTACGGAGGATGTAACCGCGAAGATTGCACCAAGGGAGAATCAGGTTCTACCAAGTGTAGCGAGTGTCAGTTCTGCTGCTGTTCCTGCAAAGAGTCAAGGGAAAATGTCTTCTAATTCTGAAAAACCGGATAAACTCGTTAACTACCAACAGGTTTTGGAAAGTTTAGAGTATGTGTTGACCCAGTTTCAACAAAATCAAAGGGAAAATTTACAAGTTCATAGCACTTATCTGAATCATCAGGTAGAATACGCCAAGACTTTCTACCAATTGATGCAGCAACAAAATTCCCTGCTAGCTAATAGTAAAACTTCTCCAGATGTGGCACAGTTGAAGTCTGTGATTTTGGAAAGTTTAGACCGGAGTATGATGCAGTTCCATGCTCAACAGGGTGATACCTTGCGGGTGCATGAACAGTATCTCCAAGATCAGGTAGAACATACCAAGAATTTCTTCCAATTACTTCAGCAAGAGTACGCGCAAATCATTGCTGAGAAGGGAATTGCTCAACCGACAATTTCCACTTCTGCAACTGCTCCAGTCAGTGAAAAATCTCCTCCTTCCTTGAAGGAACTTTTCCTGAATCAGCAATCTGTAGATAATAAGCAAGCACCAATATCTGAAGCAGTATCCGAGCCAATTGTTGAATCTGTTGTTAAACCAGTAGTTGAACAAGTTGCTCCACCTATCCCTCAACCAGTAGTTGAACCAGTTCCTCAACCAGTAGTTGAACCAGTAGTTGCAAAGGTTGAACCAGTTCCTCAACCAGTAGTTGAACCAGTAATTGCAAAGGTTGAACCAGTTCCTCAACCAGTAGTTGAACCAGTAGTTGCAAAGGTTGAACCAGCTCCTCAACCAGTAGTTGAACCAGTAATTGCAAAAGTTGAACCAGTAATTCAACCAGTAGTTGCACCTCTAGCAGTTCCCCAAACTTCTCAAAATACGGTTGATTTATCCCATCTCAGTGATACCCTACTAGCAATTACCAGTGAAAAGACTGGCTATCCCATCGAGATGTTAGAACTCGACATGGATATGGAAGCGGATTTAGGTATCGACTCCATCAAACGGGTAGAAATTATGGGTGCATTGCAGGAAAAATACCCTGACTTACCCAAACCTAGCAATGTTGAGGAACTTGGAGAATTACGGACGATCGCGCAAATTGTTGAGTATCTGCAAAAGTTAGCCAGTTTTGCACCAACAAGCGCTCCAGTCATTGCTGACACCATTCCCGAAGTCATTCCCGAACCCTTCCCACCTGTTGCTATTACCATTCCCGACACCCTAATTCCAGCAATTCCCCCCATCGTTCCCGAACCTACACCAATAGTCACAAATGCGGAAGCGCCAAGCTCCACCCCTAATGTAGACTTAAGTCATTTAGCAGATACTTTACTTGCTATCACCAGTGACAAAACTGGATATCCCATCGAGATGTTAGAACTCGACATGGATATGGAAGCAGATTTAGGTATCGATTCCATCAAACGGGTAGAAATTATGGGTGCGTTACAGGAAAAATACCCTGACTTACCCAAACCCAGCAATATAGAAGAGCTTGGGGAACTGCGAACCATCAGACAAATAGTAGACTATCTCCAGCGACTCGCTGGGGAGGAAAAAAAAAAGCCTGAGTCTGAGTTTGTAACCCCTGCTACCCTACCCCAAACAGACATCCAGAGACGACCAGCAGAGCTTCAGTTTCTCCCTCCCCCGGATTTTTGGGAATTTTCCCTCCCAGAGGGTTACATCGCTCTCATCACCGATGACGGCAGTTTCACGACTACCAAGCTTGCGGAACTTATGCAAAAACGGGGATGGAAAGTAGTTGTTCTCAACTTCCCCCCATCCCTAGTTCCCAGCAAGTCACCCCTACCCGTCGGTGTTTCCCGTGTCACCCTGGAAGATATGAGTGAGACGCACCTGCAAGGAAAATTAGAGGCGATCGCTACTCAATACGGTAAAGTCGGGACATTTATCCACCTCCACCCCGTATTCCCTGTAGATACCAAGGGTGAAGTCACCTACTACCCCCAAGAGAAGGCGATCGTTAAACAAGTATTTTTCCTGGCAAAACACCTGAAAAAAGACCTCAATGCAGCAGCTAGTGTTGGACATAGTAATTTCTGTACTGTTGCTCATTTAGATGGTTGTTTCGGATTAGGGAAAATGACTAAATATGGAGCAATTGGTGCTGGACTATTCGGCTTAACTAAAACCCTAATTTGGGAGTGGATGAAAGTATCTTGTCGGGCAATTGATATCAGTCCTGACATCGCACTAGAAGACGCAGCTAAACACATTTTCGCCGAAATCCATGACCCTAATCGCTACCTCACAGAAGTAGCCTATGGTTCCCAAGGTAGAGTCACTTTAATTAGTGTTCCCGACTGTTAA
- a CDS encoding SDR family NAD(P)-dependent oxidoreductase: MTTKTAITPASVLVVSGGAKGITAKCTIKLAQQYPCKFILLGRSKFSTDEPEFARNCDDEAALKKRIMEYLQATGEKPTPMSVKAIYNQISSSREIQATLTAIHQAGGQAEYLNADVTNLQELQQKLTQATAKLGRITGIIHGAGNLADKLIEKKTEEDFEKVYTAKVQGLENLLNCIPPHQLEHLILFSSVTGFYGNIGQADYAIANEILNKSAHLFKQQHPHCHVVAINWGGWDSGMVTPQLKKEFARRGIDIIPVESGTQMLVNEVHPTYHDTTQVVIGSPLKLPPLPPETELKNYRIRRKLTLENNPFLFDHVIAGNPVLPATCAVSWMSDVCEKLYPGYKAFSSTDFRILKGITFNETLAPEYILDIQEVAINVDNYELDLSCKIWSQTPEGKTVYHFSTQIKLLKDIPPAPIYPRLNLTPDNIITKTGKELYQTSDDALFHGAAFQQIRRVINITPEKITTECIWEGIDKKIQGQYPTFWVNGFTTDLSTHGLWIWLNHFHQEICLPGQSSKYEQFARTPINTPFYVSCEVTQKTPATAAADFYVHDEKGKIYSQFIGTKGIIIPTKMMKAKK; this comes from the coding sequence ATGACTACAAAAACAGCAATTACTCCCGCATCTGTATTGGTTGTTAGTGGTGGCGCTAAAGGCATCACAGCAAAATGTACAATTAAATTAGCCCAGCAATATCCTTGTAAGTTTATTCTTTTAGGACGCTCCAAATTTAGCACCGATGAGCCAGAATTTGCTCGCAACTGTGACGATGAAGCTGCCTTAAAAAAAAGAATCATGGAATATCTCCAAGCCACCGGAGAAAAACCCACACCCATGAGTGTCAAAGCGATTTATAATCAAATATCTTCCAGCCGAGAAATTCAAGCAACCTTGACTGCAATTCATCAAGCTGGAGGACAGGCAGAATATTTAAACGCGGATGTGACAAATCTCCAAGAATTGCAACAAAAACTGACCCAGGCTACAGCAAAACTAGGGCGAATTACTGGTATAATTCATGGAGCAGGAAACCTCGCTGATAAATTAATTGAAAAGAAGACAGAAGAAGATTTTGAGAAAGTTTATACAGCGAAAGTTCAGGGTTTAGAAAATCTACTTAATTGTATTCCTCCCCATCAATTAGAGCATTTAATTCTTTTTTCTTCAGTAACAGGATTTTACGGTAATATAGGACAAGCAGATTACGCGATCGCCAACGAAATTCTTAACAAATCAGCCCATCTCTTTAAGCAGCAGCATCCCCACTGTCATGTTGTGGCAATTAACTGGGGTGGTTGGGATAGCGGGATGGTGACACCACAGTTAAAAAAAGAATTTGCTCGTCGCGGAATTGACATTATTCCTGTAGAATCAGGAACTCAAATGTTAGTTAATGAGGTTCATCCTACTTACCATGATACCACCCAAGTAGTTATCGGTAGTCCCTTAAAACTTCCACCCCTTCCCCCAGAAACTGAATTAAAAAATTACCGCATTCGTCGAAAATTAACCCTAGAAAATAATCCCTTCTTATTCGACCATGTGATTGCCGGTAATCCCGTTTTACCTGCTACCTGCGCAGTTTCCTGGATGTCCGATGTCTGTGAAAAACTCTATCCTGGATATAAAGCATTCAGTTCTACAGATTTTCGTATTCTCAAAGGTATAACCTTTAATGAGACTCTGGCTCCAGAATATATTTTAGATATTCAAGAAGTAGCCATAAATGTTGATAATTACGAATTAGATTTATCCTGTAAAATCTGGAGTCAAACACCTGAAGGTAAGACAGTATATCACTTCAGTACCCAAATTAAACTCCTGAAAGATATTCCCCCAGCACCGATTTATCCACGTCTAAATCTTACCCCCGATAATATTATTACTAAAACGGGTAAAGAACTTTATCAAACTAGTGACGATGCACTTTTTCACGGTGCCGCATTTCAACAGATTCGTCGCGTGATTAATATCACACCAGAAAAGATTACCACTGAATGCATCTGGGAAGGAATCGACAAGAAAATTCAAGGGCAATATCCCACATTTTGGGTAAATGGTTTTACAACAGATTTAAGCACCCATGGTTTATGGATTTGGTTAAATCATTTCCATCAAGAAATTTGTTTACCAGGGCAATCTAGTAAATATGAACAATTTGCCAGAACCCCCATCAACACACCCTTTTATGTATCCTGTGAAGTCACACAAAAAACTCCGGCAACTGCTGCTGCTGACTTCTATGTCCACGATGAAAAGGGCAAAATTTACTCCCAATTCATTGGAACTAAAGGCATAATTATTCCCACCAAAATGATGAAAGCTAAGAAATAG